The Streptomyces camelliae genome window below encodes:
- a CDS encoding DUF2000 domain-containing protein, whose product MNTEPIRFDTKIAVLLREDLEPWQRLNVTAFLVSGLGSEIEEVIGEPYEDADGVSYLPMFRQPVLVFEGTKETLKAAHTRVLNRALPRAVFTADLFTTGNDRDNRAAVRAVPTAELDLVGLAVYGPRNGVDKVLKGARMHP is encoded by the coding sequence ATGAACACCGAACCGATCCGCTTCGACACGAAGATCGCCGTACTGCTCCGCGAGGACCTGGAGCCCTGGCAGCGCCTCAATGTGACCGCGTTCCTGGTCAGCGGCCTGGGCAGCGAGATCGAGGAGGTGATCGGGGAGCCGTACGAGGACGCGGACGGGGTGTCGTACCTGCCGATGTTCCGCCAGCCGGTCCTGGTCTTCGAGGGTACGAAGGAGACCCTGAAGGCGGCCCACACAAGGGTGTTGAACCGCGCCCTGCCCCGCGCGGTCTTCACGGCGGACCTCTTCACGACGGGCAACGACCGCGACAACCGCGCGGCGGTACGGGCCGTGCCGACGGCCGAGCTGGACCTCGTGGGGCTGGCGGTGTACGGCCCCCGGAACGGGGTGGACAAGGTGCTGAAGGGGGCCCGGATGCACCCGTGA